A region of Thermococcus piezophilus DNA encodes the following proteins:
- a CDS encoding cell division protein: MSSLAVSLGVMAIGIVLRRQGAKEELHRAAQSGTGGVKELERLLTESLSRLEAIIDGPREKVLSELTAILEELEEFAEKAQPLRIEGLMTYGTIMTVFSRGERALNRAWSAFADGYEEGRKYLRFGYEDLKGTLQAIKSLRV, from the coding sequence TTGAGTAGCCTGGCGGTTTCGCTCGGCGTCATGGCCATTGGCATAGTCCTGAGAAGGCAGGGTGCCAAAGAGGAGCTCCACAGAGCTGCCCAGAGCGGAACTGGCGGCGTCAAGGAGCTTGAAAGACTCCTCACCGAGAGTCTCTCAAGGCTCGAGGCCATAATAGACGGCCCAAGGGAGAAGGTTCTCAGTGAACTCACCGCCATACTGGAGGAACTCGAAGAGTTCGCGGAGAAGGCCCAGCCTCTCAGGATAGAGGGCCTCATGACCTATGGAACCATAATGACGGTCTTCAGCAGGGGTGAGAGGGCCCTCAACAGAGCCTGGAGCGCCTTCGCCGACGGCTATGAGGAGGGAAGGAAGTACCTGCGCTTTGGCTACGAGGATCTGAAGGGGACCCTTCAGGCTATCAAGAGCCTGAGGGTCTGA
- a CDS encoding OPT/YSL family transporter codes for MGSRARNEELPISYLYAGIVLAFPLLLVTTYQLGDLGLGRSLLTALVGVAWIFVASLLVVMSTGMTDWSPVSGLSLVLVMILLYLTNKNVPLTILLGATVGVAISGAADMMQDLKTGHLFGGIPSKQQKVELLTAGIGPIIALTVVGLIWKAYGIGNEMVPAPQAMALKSMVEAILGGNVPVDKFIAGGILGFALSMSGILGLGVLVGLSMYLLMLYIIPYGIGCIVHEVAKRKKGHEFITEKVLPVAAGLMVGEAAMTLLFAVLTVLGSFTHEVMEMKKLIGNVILIIGLVGELSRLPGYRQC; via the coding sequence CTGGGCTCAAGGGCTAGGAACGAGGAGCTTCCGATAAGCTACCTCTACGCTGGGATTGTCCTGGCGTTCCCCCTCCTGCTGGTGACGACCTACCAGCTTGGAGACCTCGGCTTGGGCAGGAGCCTGCTCACAGCACTCGTCGGCGTCGCGTGGATTTTCGTCGCTTCGCTCCTCGTTGTAATGTCTACTGGAATGACCGACTGGAGCCCGGTTTCCGGCCTCTCGCTCGTGTTGGTCATGATACTCCTCTACCTGACTAACAAGAACGTCCCGCTCACAATACTCCTTGGCGCCACCGTCGGAGTTGCCATCTCCGGAGCAGCTGACATGATGCAGGACCTCAAGACGGGCCACCTCTTCGGAGGCATTCCATCAAAGCAGCAGAAGGTCGAGCTCCTCACAGCAGGGATAGGGCCGATAATAGCCCTGACCGTCGTTGGTCTCATCTGGAAGGCTTACGGAATAGGAAACGAGATGGTTCCGGCGCCACAGGCAATGGCCCTCAAGTCGATGGTCGAGGCCATCCTCGGAGGAAACGTTCCGGTGGACAAGTTCATCGCCGGTGGAATCCTCGGCTTCGCCCTTTCGATGAGCGGCATTCTAGGACTTGGAGTCCTCGTTGGACTCTCGATGTACCTGCTGATGCTTTACATCATCCCCTACGGAATCGGCTGTATAGTCCACGAGGTCGCCAAGAGGAAGAAGGGACACGAGTTCATTACGGAGAAGGTCCTCCCAGTTGCAGCAGGTCTGATGGTGGGAGAGGCCGCGATGACCCTCCTGTTCGCGGTCCTCACCGTGCTGGGGTCCTTCACCCATGAGGTGATGGAAATGAAGAAGCTCATAGGCAACGTCATACTCATCATTGGTCTCGTTGGGGAGCTATCACGGCTGCCAGGATACCGCCAATGTTGA
- a CDS encoding OPT/YSL family transporter has protein sequence MGNGWRKGNLSRSHARCDSTRRDLGRIHGCELHLRRNDYGIHLRRLCNSRYSRLGNLKGLLKKGTIVENNIVQTIAFAVNFSVSGVIFTIPALYIMGLNEEINMPYFFIAAAAGAILGITFIIPLRKQTIEIDRLRFPTGTAVLVQQFPILGLPEIIPEYVDLGSILHLPSWVNFTIALSLMVLGMGLITGRNGIIVLAGGVLSYYIITPLVKALGWIPSDVTDGAISSFVYANMTRPLGIGMLLGGSIAGLILSLPIIVVAIKSIAGAASWAQGLGTRSFR, from the coding sequence TTGGGAAATGGGTGGAGAAAAGGGAACCTATCGCGAAGTCACGCCCGCTGCGATAGTACTCGGCGTGATCTGGGGCGCATTCATGGCTGCGAGCTTCACCTACGCCGGAATGATTATGGGATTCACCTCCGGCGGCTCTGCAATAGCCGCTATAGTCGGCTGGGGAACCTCAAAGGACTGCTCAAGAAGGGAACCATCGTCGAGAACAACATTGTCCAGACAATAGCCTTCGCAGTCAACTTCTCTGTCTCCGGAGTCATATTCACCATACCGGCGCTCTACATAATGGGTCTCAACGAGGAAATCAATATGCCCTACTTTTTCATCGCGGCGGCTGCCGGAGCGATACTGGGAATCACCTTCATAATCCCACTGAGGAAGCAGACGATCGAGATAGACCGCCTCAGGTTCCCGACGGGAACTGCAGTTCTCGTCCAGCAGTTTCCCATCCTCGGCCTTCCGGAGATAATCCCGGAGTACGTCGACCTCGGCTCTATCCTTCACCTGCCCTCCTGGGTCAACTTCACAATAGCGCTCTCCCTTATGGTCCTCGGAATGGGACTCATAACCGGAAGGAATGGTATCATAGTCCTTGCCGGTGGAGTGCTCTCCTACTACATCATCACCCCACTCGTCAAGGCCCTTGGATGGATTCCAAGTGATGTCACCGACGGTGCGATAAGCTCCTTCGTCTACGCCAACATGACAAGGCCCCTCGGTATCGGAATGCTCCTTGGAGGCTCCATAGCTGGCCTCATACTCTCGCTTCCAATCATAGTCGTCGCCATCAAGAGCATTGCTGGAGCAGCAAGCTGGGCTCAAGGGCTAGGAACGAGGAGCTTCCGATAA
- a CDS encoding fumarylacetoacetate hydrolase family protein has translation MLRLPFRDGFYEVNPTKIVALAKNYAEHAKEMGSDVPEKPVFFLKPPSALIGPNSMILLPRMSKRVDHEVELAVIIGKRAKNVPAKKAMDYVLGYTVLLDITARDIQAEARKKGLPWTIAKGFDTFAPVGPSVVDKRELDPSDLEIGLKVNGEVRQLGRTSEMVFKIPELIEYISSVMTLEPGDIIATGTPAGVGPLRHGDKVEAWIEGIGTLEEDVISEGSVLC, from the coding sequence GTGCTTCGCCTTCCATTCCGAGACGGGTTTTACGAGGTAAATCCTACTAAGATAGTTGCTCTGGCCAAAAACTACGCCGAGCACGCCAAGGAAATGGGGAGCGACGTCCCAGAGAAGCCAGTCTTCTTCCTAAAACCGCCCTCCGCGCTCATCGGTCCGAACTCGATGATACTCCTCCCTCGGATGAGCAAGCGCGTTGACCACGAGGTAGAACTGGCGGTGATCATCGGCAAGAGGGCGAAGAACGTTCCAGCTAAGAAAGCCATGGACTACGTCCTCGGCTACACGGTACTGCTCGACATAACCGCTCGCGACATTCAGGCCGAAGCGAGGAAGAAGGGCCTTCCATGGACAATAGCTAAGGGCTTTGACACCTTCGCCCCGGTAGGGCCAAGTGTGGTCGATAAGAGAGAGCTCGACCCGAGCGACCTGGAAATAGGCCTGAAGGTCAACGGCGAAGTTAGGCAGCTCGGAAGGACGAGCGAGATGGTTTTCAAGATCCCAGAGCTGATAGAGTACATTTCAAGCGTGATGACACTCGAACCGGGCGACATAATAGCCACGGGGACCCCAGCTGGCGTTGGCCCCCTGAGGCACGGGGATAAAGTCGAGGCCTGGATAGAGGGCATCGGAACACTGGAGGAAGATGTGATAAGCGAGGGCTCGGTACTGTGCTGA
- a CDS encoding aromatic amino acid transport family protein, with protein MKKSEALAVLIGTQIGAGVLGLPYAAKSVGLIPAVVVLISVMVLMLFTARVVLDFSARMKGAQLSTIAKRTLGRGGGLLMFVSVTVMSFGALLAYIAGMGSVFASLFGVSETLGALIFWVLASLVIYLGLEASGKSELVMSLVMLFLFLAVAVMLLPRGRLENALYMSDSGLWAIVGVSIFALGCHTVIPDVYKGLGSYEETKKLLNWAFVIPTAIYALFMASFLLVFGTETPQIATQALESIYGRTGLIIGNLIPLFAITTSYIGIGLAQLSNVEEYLRMDRKLAWALTVIPPLAVYLSGVGDFVSVLGIAGDTGDLMAFIVLPMAIYIADRLGLASIEREAEARYG; from the coding sequence ATGAAGAAAAGTGAAGCCCTCGCCGTGCTTATCGGTACTCAGATAGGTGCCGGCGTCCTCGGCCTGCCATATGCCGCCAAGAGCGTTGGTTTGATTCCCGCTGTAGTTGTGCTCATCTCGGTAATGGTGCTCATGCTTTTCACCGCGAGGGTCGTTCTCGACTTCTCGGCTAGGATGAAGGGTGCCCAGCTTAGCACGATAGCCAAAAGAACCCTCGGGCGTGGCGGCGGTCTGCTCATGTTTGTGAGCGTCACGGTGATGAGCTTCGGCGCGCTCTTGGCATACATCGCCGGCATGGGTAGCGTCTTCGCGAGCCTCTTCGGGGTTAGTGAGACTCTGGGAGCACTAATATTCTGGGTTCTTGCCTCCCTGGTAATATACCTTGGTCTCGAGGCGAGTGGAAAGAGCGAGCTTGTCATGAGTCTCGTCATGCTCTTCCTCTTTCTCGCGGTCGCGGTTATGCTCCTGCCCCGTGGAAGGCTTGAGAACGCCCTATACATGAGCGACAGCGGTCTGTGGGCGATTGTGGGTGTTTCAATCTTCGCCCTTGGCTGCCATACCGTCATCCCCGATGTCTACAAGGGTCTCGGGAGCTACGAAGAGACGAAGAAGCTCCTTAACTGGGCCTTCGTGATCCCAACGGCTATCTACGCACTCTTCATGGCATCTTTCCTGCTGGTCTTTGGCACCGAAACGCCCCAGATAGCCACGCAGGCTCTTGAGAGCATCTACGGGAGAACTGGGCTTATAATCGGCAACCTTATACCTCTCTTCGCAATAACGACCAGCTACATTGGAATAGGACTCGCCCAGCTGAGCAACGTTGAGGAGTACCTGAGGATGGACAGGAAGCTTGCCTGGGCCCTGACGGTTATTCCGCCGCTGGCGGTTTACCTTTCGGGCGTTGGTGACTTCGTGAGCGTTCTTGGAATCGCCGGAGACACTGGTGACCTGATGGCCTTCATCGTGCTGCCTATGGCCATATACATAGCCGACAGGCTTGGTCTGGCGTCAATCGAGAGAGAAGCGGAGGCTAGATACGGCTAA
- a CDS encoding tryptophan--tRNA ligase has product MDEFKVTPWDVEGLVDYNKLIEEFGTSPLTDELLEKTAQLTKSELPLYFRRRFFFSHRDYDKVLQDYESGKGFFLYTGRGPSGPMHIGHIIPFFATKWLQEKFKVNLYIQITDDEKFLFKDKLTFEDTRYWAYQNILDIIAVGFDPDRTFIFQDSEFTQIYEMAIPIAKKINFSMARAVFGFTEQSKIGMIFYPAIQAAPTFFEKKRCLIPAAIDQDPYWRLQRDFAESLGYYKTAALHSKFVPGLMGLEGKMSASKPETAVYLTDDPEEAGKKIWKYTLTGGQPTLKEQREKGGNPEKCVVFKWLEIFFEEDDKKLMERYHACKAGELTCGECKRYLIKKVQEFLIDHQKKRKEAEKQVEKFKYTGELAREQWERSIPEPLKG; this is encoded by the coding sequence ATGGACGAGTTTAAGGTTACCCCATGGGACGTTGAGGGTTTGGTGGACTACAACAAGCTGATAGAGGAGTTTGGAACGAGTCCTTTGACGGACGAGCTGCTTGAGAAGACCGCCCAGCTGACCAAGAGCGAGCTACCGCTCTACTTCAGGAGGAGGTTCTTCTTCTCCCACAGGGACTACGATAAGGTTCTCCAGGACTATGAGAGCGGAAAGGGCTTCTTCCTCTACACCGGGAGGGGTCCGAGCGGGCCGATGCACATAGGCCACATCATACCCTTCTTCGCGACGAAGTGGCTCCAGGAGAAGTTCAAGGTGAACCTCTACATCCAGATAACCGACGACGAGAAGTTTCTGTTCAAGGACAAGCTCACCTTTGAGGACACCAGGTACTGGGCCTACCAGAACATCCTTGATATAATAGCGGTCGGCTTCGATCCGGACAGGACCTTCATCTTTCAGGACAGTGAGTTCACCCAGATTTACGAGATGGCCATTCCGATAGCCAAGAAGATAAACTTCTCGATGGCGAGGGCAGTGTTCGGCTTTACCGAGCAGAGCAAGATTGGAATGATTTTTTATCCTGCAATACAAGCCGCTCCGACCTTCTTCGAGAAGAAGCGCTGTCTGATTCCAGCGGCAATAGACCAGGACCCCTACTGGAGACTGCAGAGAGACTTCGCTGAAAGCCTTGGCTACTACAAGACGGCAGCTTTGCACAGCAAGTTCGTGCCCGGTCTGATGGGTCTCGAAGGCAAGATGAGCGCCAGCAAGCCTGAAACAGCGGTTTACCTCACCGACGATCCGGAGGAGGCCGGCAAAAAAATCTGGAAGTACACCCTGACCGGTGGTCAGCCGACGCTCAAAGAGCAACGCGAAAAGGGAGGAAACCCCGAGAAGTGCGTCGTCTTCAAATGGCTGGAGATATTCTTCGAGGAGGACGACAAAAAGCTAATGGAGCGCTACCACGCCTGTAAGGCCGGAGAGCTGACTTGTGGGGAGTGCAAGCGCTACCTCATCAAGAAGGTGCAGGAGTTCCTCATTGACCACCAAAAAAAGCGCAAGGAGGCCGAAAAGCAGGTAGAGAAGTTCAAGTACACCGGTGAGCTTGCTAGGGAGCAGTGGGAGAGGAGCATCCCGGAGCCGCTGAAGGGTTGA
- a CDS encoding acetate--CoA ligase family protein → MGAPKLDFMFYPKSVAVIGASNVPGKVGNSIMRSITLNFDGNVYAVNVKGGEVEVNGRKFPVYRSIKEIPDEVDVAVIAVPAKFAPDVLDECGEKGVKGVVVISAGFKEAGNIELEEELVKRAKKWDIRLVGPNCLGVTNLENGFDCNFNPPERQARPPFGKIAFMSQSGAFGAAILDWAANHRIGMSKFISLGNMADLDESDFMAYLGEDPKTGVITGYIEGVKDGRKFFETAKEVTLRKPVIILKAGRTEAGAKAAASHTGSLAGSYKIYEAVFEQTGVLSAKSMRQLFNYAKALAMQKPAKGNRVAIVTNGGGAGVMMSDGLLERGMELAEFTEQTNERFRKDIEEGKLPHHMSYKNPIDVIGDAPSSRYERAMRYALEDPNVDVLVVIALFQSPALDEGIVDAVAKMQEYGKPIVFVAPGGDYPHKMARNIEQKGVPVYETVEDGVDAVYALVRYGEWLRENGKL, encoded by the coding sequence ATGGGAGCACCAAAACTGGACTTCATGTTTTACCCGAAAAGCGTGGCTGTTATAGGCGCTTCAAATGTTCCAGGAAAGGTTGGAAACTCGATAATGCGCTCGATAACCCTCAACTTCGATGGTAATGTCTACGCCGTCAACGTCAAAGGTGGTGAGGTTGAGGTCAACGGGAGGAAGTTCCCCGTTTACAGGAGCATTAAAGAAATTCCCGACGAGGTTGACGTCGCGGTCATAGCCGTTCCGGCCAAGTTTGCTCCTGATGTCCTCGATGAGTGTGGCGAGAAGGGCGTCAAGGGTGTGGTTGTTATTTCCGCCGGCTTCAAAGAGGCTGGAAACATAGAGCTTGAAGAAGAGCTCGTTAAGAGGGCTAAGAAGTGGGACATTCGCTTGGTTGGCCCCAACTGTCTTGGTGTTACCAACCTTGAGAACGGCTTCGATTGCAACTTTAACCCGCCGGAGAGGCAGGCGAGGCCACCCTTCGGAAAAATCGCCTTCATGAGCCAGAGCGGTGCCTTTGGAGCCGCTATTCTCGACTGGGCTGCCAACCACAGGATAGGTATGAGCAAGTTCATCAGCCTTGGAAACATGGCTGACTTAGATGAGAGCGACTTCATGGCTTATCTCGGCGAGGACCCCAAGACCGGAGTTATCACCGGTTACATCGAGGGCGTCAAAGACGGAAGGAAGTTCTTCGAGACGGCTAAGGAGGTTACTCTCAGGAAGCCCGTCATAATCCTTAAGGCCGGAAGGACCGAGGCCGGCGCTAAGGCGGCGGCTTCCCACACCGGCTCGCTCGCAGGTTCATACAAGATATACGAGGCTGTCTTTGAGCAGACCGGGGTTCTCTCGGCCAAGAGCATGAGGCAGCTTTTCAACTACGCCAAAGCTTTAGCCATGCAGAAGCCCGCTAAAGGCAACCGCGTCGCTATAGTCACAAACGGCGGCGGTGCCGGAGTCATGATGAGCGATGGCCTGCTTGAGCGTGGAATGGAGCTTGCCGAGTTCACCGAGCAGACTAATGAGCGCTTTAGGAAGGACATAGAAGAGGGCAAGCTCCCGCACCACATGAGCTACAAGAACCCGATAGACGTCATTGGCGACGCCCCGTCCAGCAGGTACGAGAGGGCCATGCGCTACGCCCTTGAGGACCCGAACGTTGACGTTCTTGTCGTTATCGCACTCTTCCAGAGTCCCGCTCTCGACGAGGGAATTGTTGATGCTGTTGCAAAGATGCAGGAATACGGCAAGCCTATAGTCTTCGTCGCTCCGGGAGGAGACTACCCGCACAAGATGGCAAGGAACATCGAGCAGAAGGGCGTCCCGGTCTACGAGACCGTTGAGGACGGAGTTGATGCCGTCTATGCCCTTGTCAGGTACGGCGAGTGGCTGAGGGAGAATGGAAAACTTTAA
- a CDS encoding SLC13 family permease: protein MERKELVHGIIISAVVLGFYVLSRVLMSAQMSLLLLGVAFVLFFTEIIPIAFTAVLVPVVLSVTGILDANTAFSYFGYKWVIVFLFMFMVGEGLFRTGAAQKIGELVVRISGTSEVRLMLFIMIVTAILSGFLSNTATTVALLPIVVAASRSAGISPKRMLLPLAWAASLGGTLTVIGTPPNGIVNSVLEEMSLQPFGFFEFGKIGLPLTILGIALAVTVGRRFLPSSEASFSGRAISELEEVREDRMWMAIVIFVLTILAMMLKLLPYQTAAALGAVLMVAFGIISAKEAFNSVSWTTVFLFAGMLPLSKAMEVTGAAEMVGKAVTGYIHSHYILLLAIMVIAFLLGNSMSHTATTAILSPLAVSISQSAGISPYPLLMAIAMTSSIGFWTPVSTPPNTIVFGPGEYSFMDYIRAGAIIEIPLFIALYLMIIFLYPFDF, encoded by the coding sequence ATGGAGCGCAAGGAACTTGTCCATGGGATCATAATTTCGGCGGTTGTTTTGGGTTTTTATGTTCTCTCGAGGGTTTTAATGTCTGCTCAAATGTCTCTCCTTCTACTTGGTGTGGCTTTTGTTCTGTTCTTCACTGAGATAATCCCTATTGCATTTACCGCCGTCCTCGTCCCTGTGGTGCTCTCCGTAACAGGAATTCTTGACGCAAATACGGCCTTCTCCTATTTCGGTTACAAATGGGTCATAGTGTTCCTCTTTATGTTCATGGTAGGGGAAGGCCTCTTCAGGACAGGCGCGGCTCAAAAAATCGGTGAGCTTGTCGTCAGAATCTCCGGAACAAGCGAGGTTCGTCTTATGCTCTTCATTATGATAGTTACGGCAATCCTCAGCGGTTTTCTCAGCAACACCGCAACCACCGTCGCCTTACTGCCAATTGTCGTTGCTGCCTCTCGCTCGGCTGGAATAAGTCCCAAGCGAATGCTTCTTCCGCTGGCCTGGGCTGCTTCGCTAGGCGGAACTCTCACGGTCATTGGAACACCACCCAATGGAATAGTCAATAGCGTTTTAGAAGAGATGAGCCTTCAGCCTTTTGGCTTCTTTGAGTTTGGAAAAATAGGACTTCCTCTGACGATACTCGGTATAGCCCTGGCGGTAACAGTTGGAAGGAGGTTTCTGCCGAGTTCAGAAGCGTCATTCAGTGGGAGAGCTATCTCAGAACTCGAAGAGGTCCGGGAGGACAGAATGTGGATGGCGATAGTCATCTTCGTACTGACCATACTTGCCATGATGCTCAAGCTCCTTCCGTATCAGACGGCTGCAGCACTTGGGGCCGTCCTTATGGTGGCCTTTGGTATAATCTCTGCTAAAGAGGCCTTCAACTCCGTCAGTTGGACAACTGTCTTCCTCTTCGCTGGAATGCTCCCACTGAGTAAGGCGATGGAAGTAACTGGGGCAGCGGAGATGGTAGGAAAGGCCGTCACCGGCTATATTCACTCTCATTATATTCTCCTGCTGGCGATAATGGTTATAGCCTTCCTTCTCGGCAACAGCATGTCCCACACGGCTACAACAGCCATACTATCACCTTTAGCTGTGAGCATTTCCCAGTCTGCTGGTATAAGCCCCTACCCGCTCCTAATGGCGATAGCAATGACCTCATCAATAGGGTTCTGGACGCCGGTTTCAACGCCACCCAACACAATAGTCTTCGGCCCTGGGGAATATAGCTTCATGGACTACATAAGGGCGGGAGCAATAATAGAAATTCCTCTCTTCATAGCGCTCTACCTCATGATAATCTTCCTCTATCCATTTGATTTTTAG
- a CDS encoding winged helix-turn-helix domain-containing protein — protein MAKIKVITDPEIIKLMLEDTRRKILGLLRNREMTISQLSEILGKTPQTIYHHIEKLKEAGLVEVKRTEMKGNLVEKYYGRTADAFYINLYLGDEELRYLARSRLKTKLEIFKTLGYEFNDEELLDVMDQLLRKEHEYKTDISNEIEANEERLKEFSNEDIIHAIEWLAMSKMGRDEEAIELLKKLGKILKK, from the coding sequence ATGGCAAAGATTAAAGTCATAACTGACCCAGAGATAATAAAATTGATGCTTGAAGATACTCGGAGGAAGATATTAGGACTGTTAAGGAACAGGGAAATGACGATTTCCCAGCTCAGCGAGATTCTGGGAAAGACACCCCAGACAATTTACCATCATATCGAGAAGCTCAAAGAGGCTGGCCTCGTTGAGGTCAAGAGGACCGAAATGAAGGGAAACCTTGTGGAGAAGTACTACGGCAGGACGGCGGATGCCTTCTACATAAACCTCTACCTCGGCGACGAGGAGCTCCGCTACTTAGCCAGGTCACGGCTCAAAACGAAGCTTGAGATATTCAAGACCCTTGGTTATGAGTTCAACGACGAGGAGCTGCTGGATGTAATGGACCAACTCCTCAGGAAGGAGCACGAATACAAGACAGATATATCCAACGAAATAGAAGCCAACGAAGAGAGGCTGAAGGAGTTCTCCAACGAGGACATAATCCACGCTATAGAGTGGCTGGCAATGTCCAAGATGGGTAGGGACGAGGAAGCCATTGAGCTTCTCAAGAAACTCGGGAAAATACTTAAAAAGTAA